The nucleotide window AGGCGGGGTCGGTGGTGGCGGCGGCGGTGGCTGGCTGTTCGGCAACGGGGGCACCGGCGGGGCCGCAGGCGACGGCGGGATGGGAGGCACCGGCGGCACCGGAGAAGGCCCCGGTGCCGGCGGTAGCGGCGGGGCAGGCGGTGTCGGTGGCGGTGGTGGTGGCGGCGGCTTGCTGTCCGGCAACGGCGGGAGCGGCGGGACCGCGGGCAACGGGGGGAGCGGCGGCAACGGCGGCGACACTTTAGGCCTCGGCAACGACGGAGGCGCCGGTGGCACCGGCGGTACAGGTGGCGTTGGTGGCTGGGGTGGTGCCGGTGGGTGGCTGTCCGGCGACGGTGGAACCGGCGGAGCGGCCGGCAACGGCGGTAGCGGTGGCATCGGCGGAAATAGCTCATACCGCAATGGCGGCGCCGGTGGGGCCGGCGGCGCCGGCGGCTTCGGTGGAGGTGGCGGTGCCGGCGGGTGGGTGCTCGGCAACGGCGGCAACGGCGGTGCGGCCGGCAACGGCAGCGGCGGTGGCACCGGCGGCATCGGCGGCACCGGTAACAACGCGACTGGCGACGGCGGGGCCGGCGGGGCCGGCGGCACCGGCGGCTTTGGTGGTGGCGGTGGTGCCTGCGGGTTGCTCTACGGCGACGGCGGAACCGGCGGAGCGGCCGGCAACGGCGGAACCGGCGGCGATGGCGGCCGCAGCTTCGGCAACAAAGGCGACGGAGGCGTCGGCGGGGTCGGCGGGTTCGGAGGCGTCGGAGGCACCGGCGGTGCCGGCGGGTGGGTGTTCGGTAGCGGCGGTGCCGGCGGTGCCGCCGGCAACGGCGGCGCGGGAGGCAACGGCGCCACGAGCTTCGGCATTGACGACGGTGGGGCCGGTGGGGCTGGCGGCGCTGGCGGGCTCGGCGGAGGTGGTGGTGCCGCCGGGTGGCTGTACGGCAACGGCGGCAACGGCGGGGCCGCCGGCAACGGCGGCGCGGGAGGCAGCGGCGCTTCCAGCACAGGTGACGGCGACGGTGGAGCTGGTGGGGCTGGCGGCGCTGGCGGATTCGGCGGAGGTGGTGGTGCCGGCGGGCGGGTGTACGGCAACGGCGGAGCCGGCGGGGCCTCGGGCAACGGTGGCGCGGGCGGCGGTGGCGGCACCAGCACAGTAGCTGGCGGCACCGGCGGCGACGGTGGGGACGGCGGGGCCGGAGGCGCAGGCGCAACAGGTGGGGCGGGCGGGATGATCGGCAACGGCGGGGCCGGCGGGGCCGGCGGCACCGGCGGCACCGGCGGGGCCGGCGGCCCCGGCAAGAGCGTCGATG belongs to Mycobacterium basiliense and includes:
- a CDS encoding PE family protein, with amino-acid sequence MSFVSVSPELVAAAASELAHLGSAIGAANAAAAGSTTVMMAAGADEVSAAIAALFGEHARAYQALAAQISGFHTQFLDALASGAGMYVTAEVANAQKNLMDTVNASTQGLLGRPLIGDGADGTVPGQAGGPGGLLYGNGGNGGPGAAGGDAGLVGNGGAGGSGVGLGLVGGAGGNGGWLYGNGGTGGAGGAGATAGANGAAGGAGGPAGLIGSGGAGGHGGSGAPGAASGLGGAGGAGGVGGSGGWLYGQGGAGGNGGTGGHGGAATAAGAVGGAGGAGGAGAAGGGTGLIGTGGAGGAAGNGGDGGSGGNTSGAGETARPGGEGGVGGAGGNGGAGAWLFGAGGAGGAAGNGGTGGTGGAGTNAGDVGAAGGTGGAGGVGGGGGGGWLFGNGGTGGAAGDGGMGGTGGTGEGPGAGGSGGAGGVGGGGGGGGLLSGNGGSGGTAGNGGSGGNGGDTLGLGNDGGAGGTGGTGGVGGWGGAGGWLSGDGGTGGAAGNGGSGGIGGNSSYRNGGAGGAGGAGGFGGGGGAGGWVLGNGGNGGAAGNGSGGGTGGIGGTGNNATGDGGAGGAGGTGGFGGGGGACGLLYGDGGTGGAAGNGGTGGDGGRSFGNKGDGGVGGVGGFGGVGGTGGAGGWVFGSGGAGGAAGNGGAGGNGATSFGIDDGGAGGAGGAGGLGGGGGAAGWLYGNGGNGGAAGNGGAGGSGASSTGDGDGGAGGAGGAGGFGGGGGAGGRVYGNGGAGGASGNGGAGGGGGTSTVAGGTGGDGGDGGAGGAGATGGAGGMIGNGGAGGAGGTGGTGGAGGPGKSVDGNHGADGAGGTGGNGGDATWIGDGGNGGAGGGGAVGGIGGNGGRIFGKSGASGPA